The Spongiibacter tropicus DSM 19543 sequence GATGACCTCGCCGTCGCCCGCAAACTGCACAAGGTGAAATGGGTCGCGGTACAGTCCCCGGAGCGTACTCAGGCCGAGGTGCGCAGTGAAATTGAAGCCACGGGTGTCGGCGCACCCGGCACCGTATTCAAAGGTGGCGAAGGCATCTGGACTCAGGAATTCCCCGAAGGTCAGCGCCAGACCGTCGATGGCAGCGACCACCCCTTGCGCGCGGTGATCTTCTTTGCCTGTAAAGGCGACAACCGCGTGTATGCGCTGGACGTCGACAACGAGCTGATCGAAGTCGTGTTCGACAACGAGCAATTGACGGCCGTCGACGAACTGCCCTACGACGATGTCGACAACCTGGTCGTCAGCCCCGCTGGCGATGTGATTGTGGCCGAAGACGGCGACGCCATGCGGCTGATGGTGATGATTCCCAACCAGCCCGCGAAAATCCTGCTGCAGGTGCCGGGTGGCGAAAGCGAGCTGACCGGACCGGCGTTTACCGCCGACGGCAGTCGCCTGTACTTCAGCTCGCAGCGCGGCCCGGTCAATCTCGGCATCCCTTGGTTTGGCACGACCTACGAGCTGACCATCCCCGAGGAGTACCGCTAGTCACGCAAGCAACTCAGGGCAGACGCCACGCCCTGCGTTGCCGCCATAGCCGGTGTACAATGCTGCGCTTTGCACACCGACCTGCCCATGCCCGAGCTGTTCTCCATAGGCTATGCCACCAAACCGCTGGATACCTTTCTGGCGCAACTTCGCCAGCATCGGATTGATGCGATCGCCGACGTGCGCTCGGTGCCCTACAGCAAGGCCTTCCACAACTATCACCGCGAGCCCCTGGCCGCTTCGTTGCGCGCAGCCGGTATCCACTATGTGTATCTGGGGGAAGAACTCGGCCCGCGCTCCAAAGACCCTGCCCATTATGATGACCGCGGACAGGTGCAGTTTGACCGCCTGCAAACCGCCGAGCTGTTTTTGAACGGCATCGAACGGGTGTTTGCCGGAATGAAAAAATCCCTGCGCATTGCGCTGATGTGTGCGGAGAAAGACCCGGCGACCTGCCATCGCAGCCTGCTGATCGGTCACTACCTGCTGCACCAACGACAGCAGGCCGTGCTGCATATCGAGCACGATGGTGGATTGGAGGACGAAGCCGCGCTGGAGCGGCGGCTAATGCAAATTCAGAATATTCAGCCGGATATGCTTACCCCGGAATGCGACTGCCTGCCGCTGGCCTGGCAGGCGCAGTGTCAACAGCACGCCTACCGCAAACCCGACTGAATTCGCCGGGAAGCGACAGCGTGACGACTTAGACCAGGTCGCTGAAATGATCGACCAGCAAGTCGGCACCCGCCTCTTGAATCGGCGCGCCGTGGTTATAGCCGAAACTGACACAGGCCGCGGGCATGCCGAGCGCATGCGCCGCCTGAATATCGTTGCTGGAATCACCGACCATCACCGCATTTTTCGGCGACACCCCGAGCTGCTCACAAGCCAGAACCAGCGGCGCAGGATCAGGCTTTCGAGTCGGCAGAGTGTCCCCGCCGACCACGACCGGCAGCAACTCCTGCAAATCAAAGGTGGCGAGGATAGGATGGGTGAAACGCTCGGGTTTATTGGTGACACAGGCCAGTTTAATGCCTGCCGCCTGCCAGTACTCCAGCGCCTCGCGTACCCCGTCAAACAGGCGACTGCGCGAACTGCTGTCTTCGGCGTAGGCGTTGTAGAACGCTTCCAGCAACACGCGCTGCTGAGCCTGTGGTGCCTGCTGCTCACTGACTTCCAGTGCCCAGGTCAATGCCCGCTCAACCAGTTTAGGCGCGCCATTGCCCACCCATGTCCGCACACGCGCCTCGCCAGCAGGCGGGTAGCCGCAAAATTCCAGAGCGTGGTCCATCGCCGCGGCCAGATCGGGCACGCTATCGACCAGCGTGCCGTCCAGATCGAACAGCAGTGCCTGCAGCGGTGCCTCGCCCAACAGCGTTTGCAGACGCATCATACGCTGGCCAGCTCGCTGCGCATGTTGTCGATCACCGCGGTGTAGTCCTCGGCGTTGAAAATTGCCGAACCCGCAACAAAGGTGTCGGCACCGGCCGCCGCGATTTCAGCAATATTCTTGGCGGAAATCCCGCCGTCCACTTCCAGACGGATGTCGTAGCCGCTGGCATCGATCATGGCGCGAACTTCACGCACTTTATCGATGGTTGAAGGAATAAACTTTTGCCCGCCAAAGCCGGGATTCACCGACATCAGCAGTACCATGTC is a genomic window containing:
- a CDS encoding phosphoglycolate phosphatase, which produces MMRLQTLLGEAPLQALLFDLDGTLVDSVPDLAAAMDHALEFCGYPPAGEARVRTWVGNGAPKLVERALTWALEVSEQQAPQAQQRVLLEAFYNAYAEDSSSRSRLFDGVREALEYWQAAGIKLACVTNKPERFTHPILATFDLQELLPVVVGGDTLPTRKPDPAPLVLACEQLGVSPKNAVMVGDSSNDIQAAHALGMPAACVSFGYNHGAPIQEAGADLLVDHFSDLV
- a CDS encoding DUF488 family protein, with product MPELFSIGYATKPLDTFLAQLRQHRIDAIADVRSVPYSKAFHNYHREPLAASLRAAGIHYVYLGEELGPRSKDPAHYDDRGQVQFDRLQTAELFLNGIERVFAGMKKSLRIALMCAEKDPATCHRSLLIGHYLLHQRQQAVLHIEHDGGLEDEAALERRLMQIQNIQPDMLTPECDCLPLAWQAQCQQHAYRKPD